The DNA window CTCGTATCTTCTACAATTTTTTTATCGTGCAACAAGATCAAAATATGTGTTTTGGTCTCGAGAGGCTCTTAAACCACTAAAGTTTAGATAACCCGAGCTTAGGTGGAAGATGATTAAGAAGGGGGTATTTCTAGAGGCATCAAATAGCAAGATATCTCGACTTTTCCACACTATCAAATATCGAGACTGCCTAATCACTTAACAATTGTCTTTAGGGACAAGTGCAACAAGAAGAAGTTTCTAGAGCCTTCAAACCCTAGGGAActtgataaaaaaaactaaaggTATGTTTATCTAATGTTCACACAATTCTAACCTAAAAATTTCATAATCGTCACTATCTTAGATGTCAAAGTATTTAATTTTCAGGGAACAACAATCTTTAAACAAGAAGAGTGGTCACCAGATTCACACGTAATTAGGATATTAAAAACTATGGATTATATTCGAGGTGCAAATAAAATACTTACTCGTTGGTGCCAATACGAAGGGTTAGGAGGCGGAGCCGGCCTTGGAGGCGCCCAATTAGGCGATGGATGGTGCGGCGAATAATTAGGCCACATATGCATAAAGGACTGATCCATGTGATGGTGCCCCCACACATGTAAAGGTCTAAAATGATGCACCGGTGGTGTCATCGGAGGAAAACCCATAGTTGGTGCCACCCAATGGTTCACATCTCTCTTACAAGACAATTGCCTCCGCTGAGTCCAGCTCGCAGCTTCCGCTTCACGCGCAAGCAAATGCTTCCTATGAGATCGATATTTCTGCAATTCGCATTAAATACTCCGTAATTTAGAAACTAATCTTCCAACAATTATACATATACATTTTATATTCTTCTACATTTGTTCATCACTTTATTTTCTCTCTATctatctttctttcaaatctatcACAATTTTTTGAAGCATGTGAACTTGAAAAAGAGAATGAAAAATCAATACTTGAAGGTGGCTCGCGATGTTGTGGCGAGTAAGGCAGTCGATTCCCATGATTTCTAAAATTCTTGAAGGTACAGCCTTATCCACACCTAGCTGCTCTACTGCTTGTACAAATCTTCTGTGCAATTCTGGTGTCCAATCCACCTGATTCATAAAAAACGGTCTGTTACAGCGAAAACGGCTCTGAAAGCCTATATGATGTAGGGAATGTTTGGTATTATTATTcatgaaactttttttttttgaagtaatTAATGAACTAAGAAATAGCAATATGTAACAACTCACCTTCACTTTTCTCTTTCCTTGATGATTATTCTtttgagaagaagatgatgattttcTTCCTTTTTCATTTTCCTTAGGCAAAGGATTCACCACCACAGATTCATCTCTTCTACTAACAATTTCCTCCCCACGGCTCGAACCCGAATCCGAAGAAGATCCTTGTTTCTCTTCCTCTTGCAATTTTTTCTCAACACTAACTATATTATTCCCATCATTATGATCATCACAAAACTTGTTATTATCCACCACCGTTATCGATGAATTCATCTCCGATTCCTCGCCCCCGCTGAGTGAAAACTCAGCAAGCATTTCCGGGTCCATCTCAAGATCCGGTAACACGTCTCCTTCGTCGAAGCACACGAAGAAATCATCGTCGAATTCAAAGTTGATGCTTTCCAATAAAGTCCCTTCGGAAAGATCAGCAAAATCACATGTTTCAATTGATAAACTCTCCTCCATCTCTCTTTGGCTCTCATCTCTTGTGTTCATCAATGGTGATACAGCTAGCATGAGTCCTAATTTGCTACTTTCTTGATTAATTTCCACACTCTATAAgcacaaaaaataatttaacaaccttatattataataaaaatagttaTATGTAAATTATTATAAACTATATCATAAAAAAATACTTACATGCAAGCTATTGCATGAAGTGTCTTCTAAAAAAACCTGAAAAATATTTTGCAGCCAAATAGGgttaggttttttttttcatgttgtGAAAATAGAGGAAGAACTATTGTTCTTAATGGGTTTTGAAAATGGCAATGTTGCCTTTTTAGGAAGCGGCAAGGGAGTGTTTGGAAGAAGAAACTAGCTTGAAACTTTCTCAACCACAACTTAAGTGAAagagaaattaatgttttttgaatgttttttcttttgtttgtgtgTGTCCTACTTGCAGTGTTTTGTTCTGAAGCTACTGtgcattattaatttttttggaaggtactataaaataaattgttatataatataaataatataatatattcgGTTTGTGGATGGtgttttttgaaatatatttttccttGAAATTTTTGTTAATGTTGATTAATGAAATTTGAAAGGTGTAATGGATATGTATGATGATATTTTGAAGCTATTTTTGTCACTTAATTCTATTAAGAGTTGAAATGTAAGAGATGTGATTAGGAAAGGATGATGTTGTTGGTAGAGAAATTGACCGTTGTGTTTTCTCCACTTATCGACTTAATAGATAATGTATATCTTGTTTCCgtgataataataaaataattggaaGGAAACAAGATTGAGTAATCATAATCATTAATTATGTGATCTGTCTCGACACGAGGCACTTGCCTTTACTACTAAAGCTTGATATCCATCTTGATCTCTTTCTTTAATAGGTAAAATGTGAGCAGTTTCGAGCTAGAATTCCTACATAATCAAGGTTTTAAACAGcttcaaagaaaatatttgtgTGCGATAGTGTCTCAAATATAAGATTTGAGGAACAACTTTTATAAGAAATCTTAATCCAATTGGGAGAGGTAATTCAAtccctacaaaaaaaaaaataaataaatcaagtgAAAACTTAGTAAATATAAATACCACCCTGCAACTAAACTATTGCAGGGTAGACTaaacatcttgaaaaaatatTAGTCGCAGCATGTTGCATGAAGAAATTCACTTCACAACATTGTCAGATAAAATTTACATTGCAACATTATCAGGTGAAATTCACTTCGCAACTCATTTCTCCAAAGTTTAAAAAGGCCAGCAACGTGTGTTAGAGTAGAACAAAATGTTTTTAGAAAATAtaatattcaattttaaaaatatattatatatatttatttctgttttaataatattatattactaaaaatattttatttaatttttaccagGATATTATAAatctattatattatattatttatttatgaaaaaaggaaaaaaatgtctTTAACAAACTTAAAAACaggatatttattattttaatttttttatatagaaaaaacacatatttttaatacattttaaCAATTTTACATATACTAGAAAAACAAATTTGTATACAGCAAAATCATACAAATTTCATCACAAAATTTCTAAAATAGTATATACAAATCTAACCATCACTATTTTTATTATACAAACTTCAAaaaaaagacataatttaaaccAACTCATACAACCCAATATAAAATAACAAACAATTTATTTCATATGTGTACCTTAGCAATTGGATTTGATGAAAAAACTGAAAGAAAATCTGAATCCAGCAACAAATTTGAGTATTGAGAGTCTTGATTTGTGTTAAAAATGAGAGATGTGAGGGATTTTGAAGGTTTGTAGAGGCTGGAAGGAGAGACCAGCGGttggaagagagaaagagaaaagttGGATGAATTTGGAATGAGAAGAAAGAAGTTGAAGTGGTGATATTTATTATAACACGCTTGCGAGGTGAAAGTAACCTCACAATTTTTAGAGTCGTTGAGACTTATGAAGTGAATTTCACCTCGCAACGTCTGTGTCAGTCAACGCCCAAAACGGTCACCTGCCACTTTGTACACTCAGTAAATACTACACTTAATTTTCCCCCATTTTTTAAAAAACGCTTGCAAAGTGATTATAACCCCGCAACGTTTAGGGACGTTGGGACTTGCGAAGTAAAATTCACCTTGCAACATGTGTGTCAATAATTGCTCCAAACGGTCACCTACCACCCTAACACCTCAGTAATTGCACCATTTAATTTCCccccatttttttaaaaatagttgcGGGGTGTTTTACACTTTACTATGttcttttcaaaaattaaaaatttcccaCCATCATTTGCGAGACGGaaaaacatataaattttttaaaaaaaactgcgTTGCAAGGTGAAAAACACTCCGCAAGTACATTGGTTTTTGAGGTGATTATCACCTGGCACAATCACCCCACAAATTTGatgttttcttgtagtgaatgGCCTTCTTAGagatatttttaattattgtcatgtcatttttaaatatattaatcagATGTGTGGTCTAAAGTCTTTTAGATTTAATAATCACTTATTATCTCATGATAGCTTTCCTAAACTAGTGGTCTCGTTCTAGACTAGTATTGAGATTCTTGGTTGAAATTTTTTTGTTCTGATGGAGAAGTTAAAAGTACTTAAAGTGGTCTTAAAATCTTGGAGTAAACAATTATTTCGTAATCTTGACTCTCAGATAGATAAATGCAAAGAGGATATGAGTAAAGTGTGTTCTTTATGATCTTAGGTCCTTATCTATTAAAGAGATTGAGTTTAGATCGCATGCGATAGTGGATTAGTGGTCCTTGCTAAGGATTAAAGATTTCCAATTGTTTCAAATATCAACGTCTAAGTGGCTTAAAGAGAGAGATATTAATTCTAGTTACTTTCTTGTGTCTATTAAGAGTGAAGGTAGAAGGAATGTTATCTTATCTCTTAAGGTTGGAAATAATTGACTAGACAGGGTGTCTGAAATTAGACAAGAGGTAGTGAACCATTTCATTGAGATCTTCAAAGAATCAAATGTTGATAAACCTCCTCTGAATGGTGTAGTCTTCTGTTCTCTTTCGGATGATGATAACCTTGTTTATTCAGCTCCCTTTAGTCTTTAGGAGCTTGATTGCGTTGTGTCCTACAATGATGGTAAAAAAAAGGTCCCGGAGTTTGCTTAGAGAAAAATTGGGGATTATGATTGAGCAATTCTATCATTTTGCATTGTTTCAAAAAAATTCATCGATTTGCATCTCTACCTTGTAGTTTTGAATCGTATTTTGTAACCTTGGTCCCCAATTTTAATTCCTCCTCTCATTTGGGAGACTTTGGACTGATTTCGTTAGTGAGGTCTTAGTACAAGCTGGTGGCTAAAGTGTTGGCTACTAGACTTGGGACGGTAATGAATAAGCTTATTTCCCATAATCAATAAGATTTTTTGAAAGGGAAGATGTTGGTTGATGAAGTGGTGGCAAAAAATAAGGTGATTAACTTGGCCAAGAATTCTAAGAAAGCTTGCCTAATTCTTAAGATGgattttcataaagtttatgATTTAGTCAATTGAAACTTTCTCGATTATATGTTTATTAGATTCAGGTTTAGTGAGAGGTGGAGGTCTTGGATGATAATTTGTGTTTTTGCTGGTAATCTTGCGGTATTGGTTAATGGTTGTTTGACTCAGGAGATTATCATCCAAAGGGGTTAGAAATAAGAGGTTCCTCTAGCTccattccttttctttcttatggATGAGGGGCTAAGCGGTTAAGTTGTTAGGGCTAAGGAGATTGGTCTCTACTCTGGATACAAGGTGGACGCATTGGGTATGTCGATTATGGTGGTTGTTCTAACTCTAGAGAATCTGTTGAATATTAAGACAATCTTTCGAGGGTTTGGGCTGGCTTTAGGGCTTAGAgtgatttttttcaaaattatcctTATAGGGGTTAATGTAAATCGAATCTTTCTATCCTCTGTGAGAGAATTCTTTCAATGTGATATTTAAACACTCCCTTTTAAATACATTGACTTGCATTTTGGAGCTAATTCTTGGCATGGATCCACTTGAGACTCCTTAGTCAATCTTGTGAATAAGAGGCTCAATTCTTGAAGCATATATATGCATGTTTGGGTGGTAGAGTTTTTCTTCTTAATTATGTGCTCAATAGGGGTGGAAATAAGTCAGGATAGACCTTAGAAGGCTTGAAtatggcctacgataaacttttAAGGCCTGAGCCCGACCTATGGTTTATTATAGGCCTTTTGACCTTGTTTGGCCTTTTAAAAGTTTGGTCTGACCTGATAGcctaattaaaatactatttcaCATTAAGGCTTTCAGATAATACATTtacctattttttaaaatagacaaCATAaccttttatatattatttacccTATTTTGTGAGATAAAGAGAGAGCTTTTTTGAGAGCAAGGAAGTGATGAAAAATTTGAGAGAGAAGAGAATTTATTTTATTGTGAGAGTTGGAGGAGTAAGTCATTGATTGGTATTGCAATCAACACCAAGATCATCCATCTCTAAAGGTTTTTTGTTGGTAACCATCATTACACATCttatatcattttctttttgtgtttcgTAAAGTTATTTTTCTATAATATATTGATTTGTTTCTATTCATAATATTTCATATGTCAATGGATGTTGTATGGAATATAGTATGTAAGatgtgtgaattaattgtgtgttAATGTTTTATGTATGTTGTATGTGTAAGGCTCGTAGTAATCAtgactttatttttcatttatttcttCGAAGTAGCTAACTCTTTTTATTAGCTTTCATTGTTGCATATATGACTAAATTATCGGACGTACGTCAGGATGTAAATTTTGCTAAAAATTCACAATTTTCTTATTTGTCTCAAATATTGTCAAATTCATCTTTAAACCATGTAATTCTTGTCTAATTTTCAAGACGCACGTGTATAACTTGATCATTTTGAATATCATATTTTCATTATTAAAATTGGATTAAAAATTGATTAATTGGATGTATATTCCTTTTTTCTTAGAGAGTTCGGACACTAGTCGTATAACTTTCTTGTTCTAACGCTTGTCTTCCTATCTATGAAATCGATAACTTGATCGTTTTAAGTCCACTcttttatcattttgaaaaaagTTAATTGGATGCATATATCCCTTCACGGTGAATTCTAGAATGAGGGCTCCAACAAGTCCCTCACCCATGAACCTTTATAAATATCATTTAAGAGCCATCAGATTAAGGATACTCACATGATTTTAAGTAGTCACTACCACACTAGATTTAACCTCAGaaaaattatttttctctttcaaacataGGTTTTCATTCCTCTCTTTAATTCTCTAACACAACTATGGAAACAAAATTTCTTTCTTATATTTTTACTGTTTCTAACCTCTTGTATAAAATCTAAAGCACACAAAGTGTTTAATTTATCTCCAACTATCTTAAGAATAAGAAAATTTTGATATCTTAGAAGCTTTAAAAAGCAACTTATAATGGTGATCCAATTTCTGTTATAACTTAAAATTAACCCCTGGAAATTCAACATAAATCATATAACTTGTGAATGATGATGGTTCCACGAGAAatcaaaacaaattcttcaaatatGCAAAATTACTGTCACATAATTACTtccaattgaaattatgaagacaAAAAGTTCATTTTTctaattaacaattttttttgattGAATGAAATCAAAGAAGTCATGACAGAGGAAATGTTTAAGGGACAACCAACGAGATTTATATTAATGTTAATCAAAATTGATTTTATACTGCCATAGATGATAGAACTCAATTTTTGAATGAATCAGTCACCACGCCAAAAACAAATAAAGGGGGAGAAAGAGGATGGGAGTAGGAAATTATATGAGAAAGATACATGTGTTCCTATATTTAACTCTTCCTCATCTAAGCCTTTGATAATTACTATAATCAATCTAAGGGTGTAAAAGAGTGCCCCACGGGTGAACCATTTAATTGATGGTTCATAATAGAAGGCACCTCCCTTcactaatataaataatattttttatgaaattttttcaccccactactacaaaaaa is part of the Vicia villosa cultivar HV-30 ecotype Madison, WI linkage group LG2, Vvil1.0, whole genome shotgun sequence genome and encodes:
- the LOC131653775 gene encoding probable transcription factor GLK1 — encoded protein: MLAVSPLMNTRDESQREMEESLSIETCDFADLSEGTLLESINFEFDDDFFVCFDEGDVLPDLEMDPEMLAEFSLSGGEESEMNSSITVVDNNKFCDDHNDGNNIVSVEKKLQEEEKQGSSSDSGSSRGEEIVSRRDESVVVNPLPKENEKGRKSSSSSQKNNHQGKRKVKVDWTPELHRRFVQAVEQLGVDKAVPSRILEIMGIDCLTRHNIASHLQKYRSHRKHLLAREAEAASWTQRRQLSCKRDVNHWVAPTMGFPPMTPPVHHFRPLHVWGHHHMDQSFMHMWPNYSPHHPSPNWAPPRPAPPPNPSYWHQRAQNTPTAGTPCFPQPLTTTRFASPTVPGIPPPHAMYQVDPGMTVPAAQPSPPPHLDFHPSKESIDAAISDVLSKPYLPLPLGLKAPALEGVMGELQRQGIPKIPPSCA